A region of Jonquetella anthropi DSM 22815 DNA encodes the following proteins:
- a CDS encoding sodium ion-translocating decarboxylase subunit beta — protein MSTLAQSLLKIASGSGIGALSWGNIVMLCVAFFFLYLAIARGFEPLLLVPIAFGCLLVNLPLSGIMDPGGFLNYIFFGTEKEIYPVIIFMGIGALTDFAPLLANPITFLLGAAAQLGVFTALMAAVAMGFNLREAASIAIIGGADGPTSIYLTMKLAPQILGAVAVAAYSYMSLVPLIQPPVIKLLSTKEDRRIRMDQLRKVSKREKILFPIICTVVTGLLLPMSVPLIGILMFGNLLRECGVTERLSQAAQNEILNMTTIFLGISVGATMGAEQFLTVGTIKIVALGLFAFICSTAGGVILGQLMKVLSKGKINPIIGAAGVSAVPMAARVVQVVAQKDDPTNFLLMHAMGPNVAGVIGTAVAASVMLTLLQ, from the coding sequence ATGTCGACACTGGCCCAATCTCTTCTGAAGATTGCCAGCGGATCAGGCATTGGCGCCCTGAGCTGGGGCAACATTGTCATGCTCTGCGTGGCGTTCTTCTTCCTGTATTTGGCCATAGCCCGCGGGTTTGAGCCGCTTCTTCTCGTCCCCATAGCGTTTGGGTGTCTGCTGGTGAACCTGCCGTTATCGGGGATTATGGATCCGGGCGGCTTTCTGAACTACATCTTCTTTGGGACTGAAAAGGAGATTTACCCGGTAATCATCTTCATGGGGATAGGAGCGCTGACGGATTTTGCGCCTCTTCTGGCCAATCCGATAACGTTCCTTCTCGGCGCCGCCGCTCAGCTTGGCGTTTTTACGGCTCTGATGGCTGCCGTTGCGATGGGGTTTAACCTTCGCGAGGCGGCGTCTATCGCCATTATCGGCGGCGCTGACGGACCGACGAGCATTTACCTGACCATGAAGCTGGCGCCTCAGATTCTCGGCGCCGTTGCCGTCGCAGCGTACAGCTACATGTCCCTTGTCCCGCTGATTCAGCCGCCGGTCATCAAGTTGCTGTCCACGAAAGAAGATCGGCGGATCCGCATGGATCAGCTGCGCAAGGTCTCAAAGCGGGAGAAGATTCTCTTTCCGATCATCTGCACCGTCGTGACGGGTCTGCTGCTTCCCATGTCGGTGCCTCTGATCGGCATTCTGATGTTCGGCAACCTCCTTCGGGAGTGCGGGGTGACTGAACGGCTGAGCCAAGCGGCGCAGAACGAGATTTTGAACATGACGACGATCTTCTTGGGAATTTCCGTCGGCGCGACGATGGGGGCTGAACAGTTCCTGACGGTCGGGACGATCAAGATCGTCGCCTTGGGCTTGTTCGCTTTCATCTGCAGTACCGCGGGCGGCGTGATTCTTGGCCAGCTGATGAAGGTGTTGAGCAAGGGGAAAATCAATCCGATTATCGGCGCAGCCGGGGTTTCGGCCGTGCCGATGGCGGCGCGGGTCGTTCAAGTGGTGGCACAAAAAGACGACCCGACGAACTTCCTGCTCATGCACGCTATGGGGCCGAACGTGGCCGGGGTCATTGGCACTGCTGTTGCTGCTTCAGTGATGCTCACGCTTTTGCAGTAG
- a CDS encoding polyphenol oxidase family protein translates to MNGAEHSDSGSLIYPVSSPFRAALTLRNWQGKLPAPSLVQVHGTTVIDGDEVLAASGPLPGDGLLICAAGPRGEWALRFADCFPVVVQPEGPSPSWLLVIHSGFAGTVKRIAACGVQMAARCYPETDLRKVRAWIGPGICFSCYERDEDELALSAASEWNSENWRREGGKIHFDIAGEIADQLAEVGLLPSKIERIPYCTRCRRDLFFSYRGGDRSERMYLTVQRIGC, encoded by the coding sequence ATGAATGGCGCTGAGCACTCCGACAGCGGCAGCCTTATCTATCCGGTAAGCTCACCGTTTCGTGCGGCGCTGACGCTGCGGAATTGGCAGGGGAAACTGCCCGCTCCATCGTTGGTTCAGGTTCACGGCACGACGGTTATCGACGGGGACGAAGTCTTGGCCGCTTCCGGCCCGCTTCCCGGCGACGGCCTTTTGATCTGCGCGGCTGGTCCTCGCGGCGAATGGGCGCTGCGTTTTGCCGACTGCTTCCCTGTTGTAGTTCAGCCGGAAGGACCATCGCCTTCGTGGCTGCTGGTCATTCACTCCGGCTTTGCAGGGACAGTCAAAAGGATTGCCGCCTGCGGCGTCCAAATGGCGGCGCGCTGCTATCCTGAAACAGACCTTCGGAAAGTCCGAGCATGGATTGGCCCGGGAATTTGTTTCTCCTGCTATGAGCGCGACGAGGACGAGCTGGCCTTGTCAGCTGCCAGCGAGTGGAACTCGGAAAACTGGCGGCGCGAGGGCGGAAAAATCCACTTTGACATCGCCGGAGAAATAGCCGATCAGTTGGCGGAGGTCGGCCTGTTGCCCAGCAAAATTGAACGAATCCCGTACTGCACACGATGCCGCCGGGATTTGTTCTTTTCGTACAGGGGCGGCGACCGAAGCGAGCGAATGTACCTGACGGTTCAGCGAATTGGCTGTTAA
- a CDS encoding Gfo/Idh/MocA family protein, protein MDSLKVGVVGVGHLGQHHARIYAELMNTELVGVVDSSLDRVEEIAGRFDAPAYDDLDRFLDQQRPDAVSVVVPTVSHFAVARRLLERGINVLVEKPVTTTVEQAESLLQLAHKKHAVLQVGHIERFNGAVRYLTSELSDPLFIRSIRQGPFASRIADVGVVLDLMIHDIDIILSLVKSDVRSIVASGRSVCSDHEDLAVAHIVFENGTIADIASSRVSPHRTRTMEVTTTDRSYVVDFESQDISVIRAGHAVQGATSVEVTERPLFPRMEPLKLELEHFLSCVREGKEPLVGISDGKRALAVAIEILKQIQFRQ, encoded by the coding sequence ATGGATTCGTTAAAAGTCGGCGTCGTCGGTGTAGGCCATTTGGGTCAGCACCACGCCCGTATTTACGCGGAGCTGATGAATACAGAATTGGTCGGCGTTGTCGACAGCAGTCTGGACCGGGTTGAAGAAATTGCGGGCCGGTTCGACGCGCCAGCTTACGACGACTTGGATCGTTTTCTTGACCAGCAGCGGCCCGACGCTGTGAGCGTCGTTGTGCCGACTGTGAGCCACTTTGCGGTAGCGCGCCGTCTGTTGGAACGAGGAATCAACGTCCTCGTGGAAAAGCCTGTGACGACGACCGTCGAACAGGCCGAGTCGTTGCTTCAGCTCGCTCACAAAAAGCACGCCGTTCTGCAGGTTGGGCATATCGAACGATTTAACGGCGCCGTGCGGTATTTGACCAGCGAGCTTTCTGATCCCCTGTTCATCCGTTCAATCCGTCAGGGGCCGTTCGCGTCCCGAATCGCTGACGTTGGCGTCGTTTTGGACCTGATGATTCACGACATCGATATCATCCTTTCGTTGGTCAAGTCGGACGTTCGGTCGATTGTGGCGTCCGGCCGTTCGGTGTGCAGCGATCACGAAGATTTGGCCGTCGCCCACATCGTTTTTGAAAATGGGACGATTGCAGACATTGCCAGCAGCCGCGTTTCTCCTCACAGGACGAGGACGATGGAAGTTACCACCACTGACAGAAGTTACGTCGTGGACTTTGAGAGCCAAGATATTTCCGTTATCCGTGCCGGTCACGCCGTCCAAGGGGCCACGTCTGTCGAGGTAACTGAGCGGCCGCTATTCCCCCGAATGGAGCCGCTCAAGCTGGAGCTTGAGCATTTTCTCTCCTGCGTCAGAGAGGGGAAAGAGCCTCTTGTCGGCATTTCAGACGGCAAGCGGGCGTTAGCTGTGGCTATTGAGATCCTCAAACAGATTCAATTTCGGCAATAG
- a CDS encoding biotin/lipoyl-containing protein produces MQYRVTVNGKTYDVVVEKSSSGTSAAPAAQAPVVAPAPAAAPAPAAAAPAPAPAVQEAPAAGSTVVESPMPGKILKVLVGKGDAVKYGQVMMILEAMKMENEIPAPADGTVADIRVSEGAAVNSGDVLAVLN; encoded by the coding sequence ATGCAGTATAGAGTGACAGTGAACGGGAAAACGTACGACGTCGTCGTTGAAAAGTCTTCTTCCGGAACCAGCGCTGCTCCGGCAGCTCAGGCTCCTGTCGTTGCTCCTGCGCCGGCTGCTGCTCCGGCCCCGGCCGCTGCGGCTCCTGCTCCAGCGCCGGCTGTGCAGGAAGCTCCGGCGGCTGGCTCGACTGTCGTTGAGTCGCCCATGCCCGGGAAAATTCTGAAAGTGCTTGTTGGAAAAGGCGACGCGGTCAAGTATGGCCAAGTCATGATGATTCTTGAAGCGATGAAAATGGAAAACGAAATTCCAGCGCCGGCAGACGGGACGGTGGCCGATATCCGGGTTTCCGAAGGAGCTGCAGTCAACAGCGGCGACGTTCTGGCCGTTCTGAACTAA
- a CDS encoding valine--tRNA ligase, which produces MPKRNRELDKNYDPRPLEDKWYQWWIDQGLFHADENDDTRETFTIVLPPPNVTGALHVGHAYDHTLQDVLCRYKRARGYNVLWLPGTDHAGIATQNVVERALAKQGLKRQDLGREAFIEKVWEWKKEYGGRIVSQMKRLGDSCDWDRERFTMDEGLSKAVRAVFVRLYEKGLIYRGKYIVNWCPRCHTALSDIEVEHAEEPGHLYFVRYPFADGQGHILVATTRPETIPADVAVAVSPEDPDKKALAGRKVVVPLTGGRVVPIVADNMVDPAFGTGFVKITPAHDPNDFLAGQRHGLPTIQIIDENGIMTDDAGAELAGKTVVEARPRSVQLLQEGGFLEKIEDLPHQVGHCYRCNTVVEPYLSEQWFVKVAPLAQKGVQASKEGRIRWIPNQWDKTYYQWMDGVRDWCISRQLWWGHRIPAWTCGDCGHLTVSETDPTLCPKCGSHHLHQDEDVLDTWFSSALWPFSTLGWPEDTKELKRYYPTSVLVTAFDIIFFWVSRMIMMGLEFMDGREPFKDVYIHALVRDEHGQKMSKSKGNGIDPLDMIEKFGADALRFTVAYLTVQGRDILLGESRIETCKRFINKLWNASRFALMNLGDEDCEGLPEPSEMRLHDRWLLSRLAGVEKSVSALMDEYDVGEAARVIYDFVWADLCDWYIEMAKPALYGDEGDGRAKASRQVLNRAFKDVLRLLHPFTPFVTEELWHAFAFGERPMELESWPDGSDLPTSEDSLAEMSSLQELVRALRNLRSEAGLPPSQSIDRAVLRFREATGEAFVKAHEDMIRLLAKVGRIEALGKDDARPRSSLTSIVGLGQVFLPVGDLLDVKAEVERLTGELKKVQANLQRSEAKLSKPSFVENAPADVVEKERERLEDSKRRIARLSENIESLSQA; this is translated from the coding sequence GTGCCGAAAAGAAACAGGGAGTTGGACAAGAATTACGACCCTCGGCCGCTGGAAGATAAGTGGTATCAGTGGTGGATCGATCAGGGGCTGTTTCACGCCGACGAAAATGACGATACCCGCGAGACGTTCACCATCGTGCTGCCTCCGCCGAACGTCACTGGCGCCCTTCACGTCGGGCACGCGTATGATCACACGCTGCAGGACGTGCTGTGTCGGTATAAGCGGGCCCGCGGGTACAACGTGCTTTGGCTGCCTGGGACCGACCATGCCGGGATCGCAACGCAGAACGTGGTGGAGCGCGCTCTGGCCAAGCAGGGGCTCAAGCGGCAGGATCTCGGTCGGGAAGCATTCATCGAGAAGGTATGGGAGTGGAAGAAGGAGTACGGCGGCCGTATCGTCTCGCAGATGAAGCGGCTCGGCGACTCGTGCGATTGGGACCGTGAACGGTTTACCATGGACGAAGGCCTGTCAAAGGCGGTTCGGGCGGTTTTCGTCCGGCTGTACGAGAAGGGCCTGATCTATCGGGGTAAATACATCGTCAACTGGTGCCCGCGGTGTCATACCGCCTTGTCTGATATCGAGGTTGAACACGCCGAGGAGCCGGGACACCTGTACTTCGTCCGTTATCCCTTTGCGGACGGCCAGGGGCATATCCTCGTAGCCACGACCCGGCCGGAGACGATTCCGGCTGACGTGGCTGTCGCGGTGTCGCCTGAGGATCCGGACAAAAAGGCTCTGGCCGGCAGAAAGGTCGTCGTTCCTCTGACCGGCGGACGGGTTGTCCCAATAGTGGCGGACAACATGGTTGACCCGGCATTTGGAACCGGCTTTGTGAAAATCACTCCGGCCCATGACCCGAACGACTTTTTAGCCGGACAGCGGCATGGCCTTCCGACGATTCAAATCATCGATGAAAACGGGATAATGACGGACGACGCCGGCGCTGAGCTGGCCGGCAAGACCGTAGTGGAGGCCCGGCCTCGGAGCGTTCAGCTCCTTCAGGAGGGAGGTTTCCTCGAAAAGATCGAGGACCTGCCGCACCAAGTGGGGCACTGCTATCGGTGCAATACGGTTGTGGAGCCGTACCTTTCCGAACAGTGGTTCGTCAAAGTGGCGCCGCTTGCCCAGAAGGGCGTTCAGGCCAGCAAAGAGGGCCGGATTCGTTGGATTCCGAACCAGTGGGATAAAACGTATTACCAGTGGATGGACGGCGTCCGCGACTGGTGCATTTCCCGCCAGCTCTGGTGGGGGCACCGAATTCCCGCGTGGACCTGCGGCGACTGCGGTCACTTGACCGTCTCTGAAACTGACCCAACCCTCTGCCCCAAGTGCGGTTCCCACCATCTGCACCAGGACGAAGACGTGCTGGACACGTGGTTCAGCAGCGCTCTGTGGCCTTTCTCAACCCTTGGCTGGCCTGAGGATACGAAAGAGCTGAAACGGTACTATCCCACGTCCGTGCTGGTGACGGCGTTCGACATCATCTTCTTCTGGGTGTCCCGAATGATCATGATGGGACTTGAGTTCATGGACGGTCGTGAGCCGTTTAAGGACGTGTACATTCACGCGCTGGTCCGCGACGAGCACGGTCAGAAGATGAGCAAGTCGAAGGGCAACGGCATTGATCCGCTCGACATGATCGAGAAATTCGGCGCCGACGCGTTACGGTTCACCGTGGCCTATCTGACAGTACAGGGTCGGGATATCCTGCTGGGCGAGTCCCGAATCGAGACGTGCAAACGGTTCATCAACAAGCTGTGGAACGCGTCGCGGTTCGCTCTGATGAACTTGGGCGACGAGGACTGCGAAGGGCTCCCGGAGCCCTCAGAAATGCGCCTGCACGATCGGTGGCTCCTGTCCCGACTGGCTGGGGTGGAAAAGTCTGTTTCGGCGCTGATGGACGAGTACGACGTCGGCGAGGCGGCCCGGGTGATCTATGACTTCGTGTGGGCCGACCTGTGCGACTGGTACATTGAAATGGCTAAGCCCGCTCTGTACGGCGACGAGGGAGACGGACGGGCGAAAGCGTCGCGTCAAGTGCTGAATCGGGCATTCAAAGACGTGCTTCGGCTGCTGCACCCGTTCACGCCTTTTGTGACCGAAGAGCTCTGGCACGCGTTTGCCTTCGGCGAGCGTCCGATGGAGCTTGAGTCGTGGCCTGACGGGAGTGACCTTCCGACGTCAGAAGACTCGTTGGCTGAAATGAGTTCTCTGCAGGAACTCGTTCGGGCTCTGCGTAACCTCCGCAGCGAAGCGGGGCTTCCGCCCAGCCAGTCGATAGACCGCGCAGTCCTGCGCTTCCGCGAGGCAACCGGCGAGGCGTTCGTCAAGGCACACGAGGACATGATTCGACTGCTCGCTAAAGTCGGGCGGATCGAAGCGCTTGGAAAAGACGACGCCAGACCGCGAAGCTCTTTGACGTCGATCGTCGGGCTCGGACAGGTCTTCCTTCCGGTGGGCGACCTGCTGGACGTGAAGGCGGAAGTCGAGCGTCTGACAGGCGAGCTCAAGAAGGTACAGGCTAACCTTCAGCGCAGCGAGGCAAAACTGTCCAAACCGTCGTTTGTGGAGAACGCCCCAGCTGACGTGGTTGAAAAAGAACGGGAGCGCCTAGAGGACTCGAAACGTCGGATAGCGCGCCTGAGCGAAAATATCGAGAGCCTGTCGCAGGCGTAG
- the yihA gene encoding ribosome biogenesis GTP-binding protein YihA/YsxC: MRWQAQLRVTAFTPEQIPPAEGPEIAFVGRSNVGKSTLLNGLMGQKLAHVSSKPGKTRSINFYSVEAGRKFTLVDLPGFGYAALSRSERESWNRLIGDFLSTRGALRLIVHLVDIRHGLLAKDEDFQEWSRNLETPVFVVFTKADKISSGKRSGLVRQYVSAGLRSWDKPLVCSSQEPKTIEALRSFIEAFLDRSDGASEEEGK, encoded by the coding sequence ATGCGCTGGCAGGCACAACTGAGAGTCACGGCGTTTACGCCTGAACAGATACCGCCTGCAGAGGGACCTGAAATCGCCTTTGTCGGCCGGTCAAACGTCGGCAAGTCGACTCTGCTCAACGGGCTCATGGGCCAGAAGCTGGCTCACGTCAGTTCTAAGCCCGGCAAGACGCGGAGCATCAACTTTTACTCTGTCGAGGCGGGGCGAAAGTTCACCCTCGTGGACTTGCCCGGTTTTGGGTATGCCGCTCTGAGCCGGTCAGAGCGGGAGTCGTGGAACCGTCTCATCGGAGATTTCCTGTCGACGCGAGGGGCACTTCGTCTGATCGTCCATCTGGTCGATATCCGCCACGGGCTTCTTGCGAAGGACGAGGACTTTCAGGAGTGGAGCCGAAACTTGGAGACGCCGGTGTTCGTCGTGTTTACTAAGGCGGACAAGATTTCTTCGGGCAAGCGGAGCGGCCTCGTCCGGCAGTATGTTTCAGCCGGTTTGCGGTCTTGGGATAAACCTCTGGTCTGCTCAAGTCAGGAGCCTAAGACCATAGAGGCGCTGAGAAGCTTTATAGAAGCCTTTCTTGACCGCTCGGACGGGGCAAGTGAAGAGGAGGGGAAATAA
- a CDS encoding bifunctional folylpolyglutamate synthase/dihydrofolate synthase, producing the protein MRPSDIALYEKVEKALSDVSSDGWHPGLERVSVLLEALGTPQAFPAIHLAGTNGKGSTAAFLESIYRAAGYKTALYTSPHLIHLGERLLVNGYPLPPELWAEASQKVAQTILGHPWLSQHRPTYFETLTAAAYLLVRDAKPDVAIIETGMGGRLDATNILPDCRLAVITPIDWDHMAFLGNTLSAIASEKFGIIVPGRPAIFSDNHPELAPEFRACCAAKNSPAYTMDECRIFDAETSLDGCEFSLTTPCGTNRWFSRLLGTYQPENASLALRATEILQKDFPVTEEARREGLRTVRWPGRLEVVSRDPDVILDGAHNPHGMKALTDSLLALYGKDRLLTVVFTAMADKDYAGEFSYMSSRLKIRLICTRVPHNTRCESAQVLAQKATGYPFIDVPLAVEDPVAALEKARGFSDPVILCGSLYFIGSMRSRLVSSDEWR; encoded by the coding sequence ATGCGCCCATCGGATATAGCCCTTTACGAGAAAGTTGAAAAGGCGCTTTCTGACGTCTCAAGCGACGGATGGCACCCCGGGCTTGAGAGAGTATCGGTGTTGCTCGAAGCTCTTGGAACCCCTCAAGCGTTTCCGGCAATTCATCTGGCTGGGACGAACGGCAAGGGATCCACGGCGGCATTTTTGGAGTCAATCTACCGGGCGGCGGGGTATAAGACCGCGCTGTACACCAGCCCTCACCTGATTCATTTAGGGGAGCGCCTGTTGGTGAACGGGTATCCGCTGCCGCCCGAGCTTTGGGCTGAGGCGAGTCAAAAGGTGGCTCAGACGATTCTGGGGCACCCGTGGTTGTCCCAGCACCGGCCGACCTACTTTGAAACTCTGACGGCGGCCGCCTATCTTCTCGTTCGGGACGCCAAGCCTGACGTCGCCATTATTGAGACCGGAATGGGCGGTCGGCTGGACGCTACGAACATCCTGCCGGACTGCCGTTTGGCTGTGATCACGCCAATCGATTGGGATCACATGGCCTTTTTGGGGAACACCCTTTCGGCCATCGCTTCGGAAAAATTCGGCATCATTGTGCCTGGCCGGCCGGCAATCTTTTCTGACAACCATCCGGAGCTGGCGCCGGAGTTCCGAGCCTGCTGTGCCGCGAAAAATTCTCCGGCCTACACGATGGACGAGTGTCGGATCTTTGACGCTGAAACATCTCTCGACGGCTGTGAGTTCAGTCTCACCACGCCTTGCGGCACGAATCGGTGGTTTTCTAGGCTTCTTGGCACATACCAGCCGGAAAACGCCTCGTTGGCCCTGCGGGCGACTGAAATTCTCCAAAAAGATTTCCCTGTCACCGAAGAGGCGCGGCGGGAGGGGCTGCGGACGGTTCGCTGGCCCGGACGTCTGGAAGTCGTCTCAAGAGACCCTGACGTCATTCTTGACGGAGCGCACAACCCGCACGGAATGAAGGCGCTGACGGATTCTCTTCTCGCTCTGTACGGAAAAGACAGGCTCTTGACCGTCGTTTTTACGGCCATGGCTGACAAGGATTACGCCGGAGAGTTCAGCTACATGTCCAGCCGCTTGAAGATCCGGCTGATCTGCACTCGCGTGCCCCACAACACTCGGTGCGAGTCCGCTCAAGTGCTCGCTCAAAAGGCAACTGGCTATCCGTTCATTGACGTCCCCTTGGCGGTCGAAGACCCAGTCGCCGCTCTGGAGAAAGCCAGGGGCTTTTCAGACCCTGTGATTCTCTGCGGCAGCCTGTACTTTATCGGCTCAATGAGATCTCGGCTGGTCAGCAGCGATGAATGGCGCTGA
- a CDS encoding acyl-CoA carboxylase subunit beta has protein sequence MAVKTIEELCGGVLERRAEAAAGGGEKAVAKHKAKGRLTARERIAQLMDEGSFVELDEFIEHRCTNFGMEKKKYLGDGVVTGYGTVNGRIVYVFSQDFTVLGGSLGEMHAQKICKVMDLALRNGCPIVGINDSGGARIQEAVDALNGYGEIFYRNTLSSGVIPQMSVILGPTAGGAVYSPALTDYIFMVDKISVMHITGPAVIKAVTGEDVTSEELGGATAHNTKSGNAHFFAKTEQECFEQVRSVLSYLPSNNMDDPVFVETSDPIDRADVSLREIVPTNPNRGYDVHKVIQAIVDDGKFLEVQSMWAKNIIIGYARFGGQSVGIVANQAGVMAGCLDIDCSDKASRFIRHCDAFNIPIVTLVDVPGYLPGKTQEWNGIIRHGAKLLYAYSEATVPLITVVLRKAYGGAYLGMCSKSLGADCVLAWPQAQIAVMGAEGAANIIFRKEIEAAEDQQAMRAQKISEYEDAFATPYQAASHGMVDKVILPEETRCEVIKALAAHKTKRQALPRKKHGVIPH, from the coding sequence ATGGCAGTGAAAACGATTGAAGAGCTGTGCGGCGGAGTTTTGGAGCGCCGCGCCGAAGCGGCAGCCGGTGGTGGAGAGAAAGCTGTTGCCAAGCACAAGGCGAAAGGGCGTCTCACCGCTCGCGAGCGAATTGCTCAGCTCATGGACGAGGGCAGCTTTGTGGAGCTGGACGAGTTTATTGAGCACCGCTGCACCAACTTTGGAATGGAGAAGAAAAAGTACCTGGGCGATGGCGTGGTGACCGGTTACGGGACTGTTAACGGTCGGATCGTCTACGTCTTCAGCCAAGACTTTACCGTTCTGGGTGGTTCTCTTGGAGAGATGCACGCCCAGAAGATTTGCAAAGTCATGGATCTTGCGCTGCGGAACGGCTGCCCAATTGTGGGCATCAACGACTCCGGCGGGGCGAGGATTCAGGAAGCTGTTGACGCGCTCAACGGGTACGGAGAGATCTTCTACCGCAACACCCTTTCGAGCGGCGTCATCCCCCAGATGTCCGTCATCCTTGGCCCGACGGCTGGCGGCGCGGTTTACAGCCCTGCACTGACCGACTATATCTTCATGGTCGATAAGATCAGCGTCATGCACATCACCGGCCCGGCAGTCATCAAGGCGGTGACTGGCGAGGACGTGACCAGCGAGGAGCTGGGCGGAGCGACCGCGCACAACACCAAGTCGGGGAACGCCCATTTCTTTGCCAAAACCGAGCAGGAGTGCTTCGAACAGGTTCGTTCTGTCCTGAGCTACCTGCCCAGCAACAACATGGACGATCCGGTCTTCGTCGAGACGTCCGATCCGATTGACCGGGCTGACGTCAGCCTGAGAGAAATTGTCCCGACAAATCCCAACAGGGGATATGACGTTCATAAGGTCATTCAGGCGATCGTTGACGACGGCAAGTTCCTCGAAGTGCAGTCGATGTGGGCGAAAAACATCATCATCGGGTATGCCCGCTTTGGCGGTCAGAGCGTCGGTATCGTCGCGAACCAAGCGGGAGTTATGGCTGGTTGCCTTGATATTGACTGCTCAGACAAGGCAAGCCGCTTCATTCGCCACTGCGACGCGTTTAACATTCCCATCGTCACGCTGGTTGACGTTCCTGGATATCTGCCCGGCAAGACTCAGGAGTGGAACGGAATCATCCGCCACGGGGCAAAGCTGCTTTACGCCTACAGCGAGGCGACTGTGCCGCTGATCACCGTCGTCCTTCGCAAAGCTTACGGCGGCGCGTACCTTGGCATGTGCTCCAAGTCGCTCGGTGCCGACTGCGTATTAGCTTGGCCTCAGGCTCAGATCGCCGTGATGGGAGCCGAGGGCGCGGCCAATATCATTTTCCGCAAGGAAATTGAGGCTGCCGAAGACCAGCAGGCGATGCGGGCGCAGAAGATCAGCGAGTACGAAGACGCCTTTGCCACTCCGTATCAGGCGGCGTCCCACGGCATGGTGGATAAAGTGATCCTTCCCGAAGAAACGCGCTGTGAGGTCATCAAGGCGCTTGCCGCCCACAAGACCAAACGTCAGGCTCTGCCTCGGAAGAAACACGGCGTCATTCCTCATTAA
- a CDS encoding OadG family protein, protein MALNGELGAIELTLIAFSVVFLVLALLTLVIFAMKTFSSKEGTPQAAKAASAAAPATVPVPAVNKVAAQEPGATDDEELVAVITAALACELGEDVSVRSVVPAGTQGGTAPAFSGWISAGRSEGLQGWPIRDWN, encoded by the coding sequence ATGGCATTAAACGGAGAGCTTGGCGCTATCGAGCTGACTCTGATTGCGTTCAGCGTGGTGTTCCTCGTCCTAGCACTTTTAACGCTGGTTATTTTCGCGATGAAAACCTTTTCATCTAAAGAAGGAACGCCTCAGGCGGCAAAGGCGGCGTCCGCTGCTGCTCCGGCCACCGTGCCTGTCCCTGCGGTGAACAAGGTCGCGGCCCAGGAGCCGGGGGCTACAGACGATGAGGAGCTTGTAGCAGTTATTACCGCCGCTTTGGCCTGTGAGCTGGGAGAGGACGTCTCAGTTCGGTCAGTTGTCCCGGCGGGGACACAGGGGGGAACGGCTCCGGCGTTTTCAGGATGGATCAGCGCCGGACGGAGCGAGGGGCTGCAAGGTTGGCCGATTCGGGATTGGAACTAA